Proteins encoded by one window of Catenulispora sp. GP43:
- a CDS encoding ferredoxin — MSHVVRVNPISCRAHGMCAELLPEMIEIDPWGYPILAGRPIPPDILGHARRAAAACPTLALTVEDGDGARRR, encoded by the coding sequence ATGAGTCATGTCGTGCGAGTGAACCCGATCAGCTGCCGGGCCCACGGAATGTGCGCCGAGCTGCTGCCCGAGATGATCGAGATCGACCCGTGGGGCTACCCGATCCTGGCCGGCCGCCCGATTCCGCCGGACATCCTCGGCCACGCCCGCCGAGCAGCCGCGGCCTGCCCGACGCTGGCACTGACCGTCGAGGACGGGGACGGCGCGCGGCGCCGGTGA
- a CDS encoding HAMP domain-containing protein: MRSRLLLLALATGSLILVAFLIPLALLLRSTAAEHASDQAATQAQSVASLVATLDQRQLPLVVDQGGRQMTVFMPDGSVIGHPAPEDAAVSLAATGRSLTAQAPGGREVLVAVAGLPRGTAVVRAFVTNAELQQGVTRSWLILGAVGAGLLAVSAAVAALLAKSITRPLSALVGTADAMAAGDLDVRAADQGAPEIRHVGRALNRLAGRITELLRHERETVADLSHRLRTPLTALRIDVESLPDTEDSQRIVDGLDGLERAVTEIIRTARRTDADPEKAHCDAAAVVAERAAFWAALAEDQDRRMLVDVPPTAVPVGATADDVAVCVDTLLDNVFTHTPEGTLMAVELVATGAGGARLTVADAGPGFPDATAAARRGTGSRPHSTGLGLDIARRVAVGTGGTLVLGASRFGGAAVIAEFGPPAGGAQAVPRHVRRVLRRTERR, from the coding sequence ATGAGGAGCCGGCTGCTCCTGCTCGCCCTGGCCACCGGATCGCTGATCCTGGTGGCGTTCCTCATCCCGCTCGCGCTGCTGCTGCGCTCCACCGCCGCCGAGCACGCCTCGGACCAGGCCGCCACCCAGGCACAGTCCGTGGCCTCGCTGGTGGCCACGCTCGACCAACGCCAGCTGCCCCTGGTGGTCGACCAGGGCGGACGCCAGATGACGGTGTTCATGCCGGACGGGAGTGTCATCGGCCACCCGGCGCCCGAGGATGCCGCCGTCAGCCTGGCCGCCACCGGCCGTTCGCTGACCGCCCAGGCCCCCGGCGGCCGGGAGGTACTGGTCGCGGTGGCCGGGCTGCCGCGCGGAACCGCGGTGGTGCGGGCCTTCGTGACCAACGCCGAACTCCAGCAGGGCGTCACCCGCTCCTGGCTGATCCTCGGCGCGGTCGGCGCCGGCCTGCTCGCGGTCAGCGCCGCCGTCGCCGCGCTGCTCGCCAAATCCATCACCCGCCCGCTGTCCGCTCTGGTCGGCACCGCCGACGCCATGGCAGCCGGCGACCTGGACGTCCGCGCCGCAGACCAGGGCGCGCCCGAGATCCGTCATGTGGGACGCGCCCTGAACCGGCTCGCCGGACGCATCACCGAGCTGCTGCGCCACGAACGGGAGACCGTCGCCGACCTGTCCCACCGCCTGCGCACCCCGCTCACCGCCCTGCGCATCGATGTCGAGTCCCTGCCCGACACCGAGGACTCACAGCGGATAGTAGACGGCCTGGACGGCCTCGAACGCGCGGTCACCGAGATCATCCGCACCGCCCGCCGCACCGACGCCGACCCCGAGAAGGCCCACTGCGACGCCGCGGCCGTCGTGGCCGAGCGGGCCGCGTTCTGGGCCGCGCTGGCCGAGGACCAGGACCGGCGGATGCTGGTGGACGTGCCGCCGACCGCCGTGCCGGTCGGCGCGACCGCGGACGATGTCGCGGTGTGCGTGGACACCTTGCTGGACAACGTGTTCACGCACACCCCGGAAGGCACGCTGATGGCGGTGGAACTCGTCGCGACGGGAGCCGGCGGCGCCCGGCTGACGGTCGCCGATGCCGGACCCGGCTTCCCAGACGCCACGGCGGCCGCTCGACGCGGTACCGGCTCCCGCCCCCACTCCACAGGACTCGGCCTGGACATCGCCCGCCGCGTGGCCGTCGGCACCGGCGGCACCCTGGTTCTGGGCGCTTCACGGTTCGGAGGCGCGGCTGTGATCGCCGAGTTCGGACCGCCGGCCGGTGGCGCCCAGGCTGTTCCGCGTCACGTCCGCCGCGTGCTTCGGCGGACGGAGCGGCGGTAG
- a CDS encoding ricin-type beta-trefoil lectin domain protein, with the protein MFRSTIRRLMVATVSAAFALTLSLGSAGSVSAAGSANAAGPAVSSPAAASGATYNGGALQVNGKCLDVTGAGTANGTLVELWDCNGGGNQQWQQNGDTLVNPASGRCLDDPGFSSTNGTQVEIWDCNGGVNQNWTMS; encoded by the coding sequence ATGTTCCGTTCGACAATCAGACGTCTGATGGTGGCGACGGTCTCGGCTGCCTTCGCCCTGACGCTCTCTCTCGGTTCGGCCGGCTCCGTCAGCGCGGCCGGCTCTGCCAACGCGGCTGGTCCCGCCGTCTCCAGCCCGGCGGCGGCCTCCGGCGCGACGTACAACGGCGGGGCGCTGCAGGTCAACGGCAAGTGCCTGGACGTCACCGGGGCGGGAACAGCGAACGGAACCTTGGTCGAGCTGTGGGACTGCAACGGCGGCGGGAACCAGCAATGGCAGCAGAACGGCGACACGCTGGTCAACCCGGCCTCCGGTCGTTGTCTGGACGATCCGGGGTTCAGCTCCACCAACGGCACCCAGGTCGAGATCTGGGACTGCAACGGTGGAGTGAACCAGAACTGGACCATGTCGTAG
- a CDS encoding class I SAM-dependent methyltransferase, which produces MAPQGQGGQTAGMDDQESNLDTSAAQDVAVAEGSMMSDTTRAARRMSFNADALTYQRGRPRYPDAIFELLTERCGLRPGARVLEIGAGTGLATGPLLTAGAHVVAVEPGESLAAILAADHACERLEIFVKDFEAVDLPGGFDLAVAATALHWLDPATSTAKIAGLVRPGGWLAAWWNEFGDPKRPTLFRDRLDEVYHDLLPADFTGYRDSRSHVLDTDRWRRQLTAGGYFDDVSVEIIEWNQILTAQSARDQWSTFPNIAELAPPNRAEFLTRLGSLVDELGGQVADPRLTVIYTAQRVHSSP; this is translated from the coding sequence GTGGCTCCACAGGGCCAAGGTGGGCAGACTGCCGGAATGGACGATCAAGAATCCAACCTCGACACCAGCGCCGCCCAGGATGTTGCCGTGGCTGAGGGATCGATGATGTCTGACACGACGCGCGCGGCTCGCCGGATGTCGTTCAACGCCGATGCGCTGACCTACCAACGGGGCAGGCCACGCTACCCGGACGCGATCTTCGAGCTGCTGACAGAGCGCTGCGGGCTGCGGCCCGGCGCGCGGGTGCTGGAGATCGGTGCCGGGACGGGCCTGGCTACCGGGCCGTTGTTAACGGCCGGCGCGCACGTGGTCGCGGTCGAGCCCGGCGAGAGCCTGGCCGCGATCCTCGCCGCCGATCATGCGTGTGAGCGGCTCGAGATCTTCGTCAAGGATTTTGAGGCCGTAGACCTGCCAGGCGGGTTCGACCTCGCCGTGGCGGCGACAGCGCTGCACTGGCTCGACCCGGCCACGTCGACCGCGAAGATCGCCGGACTGGTGCGTCCGGGCGGCTGGCTGGCGGCGTGGTGGAACGAGTTCGGCGACCCCAAGCGGCCGACGCTCTTCCGCGACCGGCTCGATGAGGTCTACCACGACCTGCTGCCCGCCGATTTCACCGGCTACCGGGACAGCCGCTCGCACGTGCTGGACACCGACCGGTGGCGCAGGCAGTTGACCGCGGGCGGCTACTTCGACGACGTCTCCGTCGAGATCATCGAATGGAATCAGATCCTGACCGCGCAGAGCGCGCGGGACCAGTGGTCCACATTCCCGAACATCGCCGAACTCGCCCCGCCGAACCGCGCGGAGTTTCTCACTCGCCTCGGTTCGCTCGTCGACGAACTCGGCGGCCAGGTCGCAGACCCGCGGCTGACGGTCATCTACACCGCTCAACGCGTCCACAGCTCGCCGTGA
- a CDS encoding ferric reductase-like transmembrane domain-containing protein: MNLSLNGPGLWYVTRATGIVTLLMLTFSVFLGVVTRSRRSTRRLPRFVLVGLHRNVSLMVMVFLALHVLTTVIDSYTNISVLDAFVPFLSQYRPVYLGLGALACDALIVVVVTSLLRERIGFRTWKTLHLLSYLCWPVALVHAWGTGTDPGVAWGRWIGYGCVAFIACVVGWRVAIGARPNRADTLAP; encoded by the coding sequence ATGAACCTGTCTTTGAACGGTCCGGGCCTGTGGTACGTCACCCGCGCCACCGGCATCGTCACGCTGCTGATGCTGACCTTCTCGGTCTTCCTCGGCGTGGTCACCCGGTCTCGGCGCTCCACCCGGCGGCTGCCGCGGTTCGTGCTCGTCGGGCTGCACCGCAACGTCTCGCTGATGGTGATGGTGTTCCTGGCGCTGCACGTGCTCACCACGGTCATCGACTCCTACACGAACATCTCGGTGCTCGACGCGTTCGTGCCGTTCCTGTCGCAGTACCGGCCGGTCTACCTGGGGCTGGGCGCTCTCGCCTGCGACGCGCTCATCGTCGTGGTGGTGACCTCGCTGCTGCGCGAGCGGATCGGTTTCCGGACCTGGAAGACGCTGCACCTGTTGTCCTATCTGTGCTGGCCGGTGGCGCTGGTCCACGCCTGGGGCACCGGCACCGATCCGGGCGTGGCGTGGGGACGGTGGATCGGATACGGCTGTGTGGCGTTCATCGCGTGCGTAGTGGGATGGCGCGTCGCCATCGGCGCCCGGCCGAACCGAGCCGACACGTTGGCGCCTTGA
- a CDS encoding response regulator transcription factor, producing MAQLLLVEDDPTIRRSLIRAFSERGHAVASVGTAAEALRTVTADRPDLVILDLGLPDIDGYEALRMIRAVCPVPVVVATALDDEQQIIKVLDAGADDYVVKPFSPGHLDARIRAVLRRAAAEAAAGSAMLDVGGLRLDPRGRLAWLDGTVLELSPREFDMLHHLASRSGEVVTKRDLLTNVWRQPYGGADKTVDVHLSWLRRKLGESASAPRYLHTVRGVGVRLTAPPR from the coding sequence ATGGCCCAGTTACTGCTGGTCGAGGACGACCCCACGATACGCCGCTCGCTCATCCGCGCCTTCAGCGAGCGGGGCCACGCCGTGGCCAGCGTCGGTACCGCGGCCGAGGCGCTGCGCACGGTCACCGCCGACCGGCCCGACCTGGTCATCCTGGACCTGGGCCTGCCCGACATCGACGGCTACGAGGCGCTGCGGATGATCCGCGCCGTGTGCCCGGTGCCGGTCGTCGTGGCCACCGCGCTGGACGACGAGCAGCAGATCATCAAGGTGCTCGACGCCGGCGCCGACGACTACGTGGTCAAACCGTTCAGCCCGGGCCACCTGGACGCCAGGATCCGCGCCGTGCTGCGCCGCGCCGCCGCCGAGGCCGCCGCGGGCTCGGCGATGCTGGACGTCGGCGGACTCCGCCTGGACCCGCGCGGCCGACTGGCCTGGCTCGACGGGACGGTGTTGGAGCTGTCCCCGCGAGAATTCGACATGCTCCACCATCTGGCCTCCCGCAGCGGCGAGGTGGTGACCAAACGCGATCTGCTGACCAACGTCTGGCGCCAGCCCTACGGCGGCGCGGACAAGACCGTGGACGTGCACCTGTCCTGGCTGCGGCGCAAACTCGGCGAGAGCGCCTCGGCTCCCCGCTACCTGCACACCGTCCGCGGCGTCGGCGTGCGTCTGACGGCCCCGCCCCGATGA
- a CDS encoding NADH-ubiquinone oxidoreductase-F iron-sulfur binding region domain-containing protein: MTSLEYVRTSPAAGLPRLLDGAWSEWSASLDAHLDRHGPLPLNLGGEALIEIVERSGLTGRGGAGFPTGRKLRSVAEAGRGTPVVVANGMEGEPASSKDRLLLTRVPHLVLDGISVAAHAVGAERAYLCVHRGDPDFADWLRDCVQDRAAAGIDRVRIEVAELPRRYVASEQSSLVRFLDGGPAVPTFGPRPHERGVGGRPTLVNNVETLAHLAQIVRRGEHWFRAVGTQHAPGSMLTTIGGAVNRPGVHEIPMGTTVGEAVLLAGGPAERLKAVLCGGYFGTWLPAAVAWNVPMTHADMRHAGSFLGAGILIALPESACVLAETARVIQYMSQETAGQCGPCVFGLPALAEAFSELAFTGGRTRTIQQVRRHIDLVDRRGACRHPDGVAALARSALDVFADDALDHDRHGPCAGLQRRPVLPLPPRSEREEVRR, translated from the coding sequence ATGACAAGCTTGGAATATGTGCGCACCTCCCCGGCCGCGGGTCTGCCGCGGCTGCTGGACGGTGCCTGGTCCGAATGGTCCGCGAGCCTTGACGCCCATCTGGACCGGCACGGGCCGCTGCCCCTGAACCTGGGCGGGGAAGCGCTGATCGAGATCGTCGAGCGCTCCGGGCTGACCGGGCGCGGCGGCGCGGGCTTCCCGACCGGCCGCAAGCTCCGCTCGGTCGCCGAAGCCGGCCGCGGAACGCCCGTGGTCGTGGCCAACGGCATGGAGGGCGAGCCGGCCAGCAGCAAGGACCGGCTGCTGCTGACCCGGGTTCCGCACCTGGTGCTGGACGGGATCTCCGTGGCCGCGCACGCGGTCGGTGCCGAGCGCGCCTACCTGTGCGTGCACCGCGGCGACCCGGACTTCGCCGACTGGCTGCGAGACTGTGTCCAGGACCGCGCCGCTGCCGGGATCGATCGCGTCCGGATCGAGGTGGCCGAGCTTCCCCGGCGCTATGTCGCCAGCGAGCAGTCCTCGCTCGTGCGCTTCCTCGACGGCGGCCCCGCCGTGCCGACCTTCGGTCCGCGGCCCCATGAGCGGGGCGTCGGCGGTCGGCCGACCCTGGTGAACAACGTCGAGACGCTCGCCCACCTGGCGCAGATCGTCCGGCGCGGCGAGCACTGGTTCCGGGCGGTCGGCACGCAGCACGCGCCCGGCAGCATGCTGACCACGATCGGCGGCGCGGTGAACCGGCCGGGTGTCCACGAGATCCCGATGGGCACGACCGTCGGCGAGGCTGTGCTGCTGGCAGGAGGGCCGGCCGAACGCCTCAAAGCCGTGCTGTGCGGCGGCTATTTCGGGACGTGGCTGCCCGCCGCGGTGGCCTGGAACGTGCCGATGACGCACGCCGACATGCGGCACGCCGGGTCGTTCCTCGGCGCGGGCATCCTGATCGCACTGCCGGAATCGGCGTGCGTACTCGCCGAGACGGCGCGCGTGATCCAGTACATGTCCCAGGAGACGGCCGGACAGTGCGGTCCCTGCGTCTTCGGACTGCCGGCGCTGGCCGAGGCCTTCTCGGAGTTGGCGTTCACCGGCGGCCGCACTCGCACGATCCAGCAGGTCCGGCGGCACATCGACCTGGTGGACCGGCGCGGGGCGTGCCGGCATCCCGACGGCGTGGCCGCGCTCGCCCGCAGCGCCTTGGACGTGTTCGCCGACGACGCCCTGGACCACGACCGCCACGGGCCCTGCGCGGGCCTGCAAAGGCGGCCGGTGCTGCCGCTGCCGCCCCGATCCGAGCGCGAGGAGGTCCGCCGATGA